A genome region from Halobacterium hubeiense includes the following:
- a CDS encoding carboxypeptidase-like regulatory domain-containing protein has protein sequence MPTSYTNRNARSRAELICPSCHTEGLDRFDAFAERHDNPRQKLIHGTRCPNCDQRVPPDKVEAQLAPPEWSFAGLSLTIPSIIRDPPTKAIAYATGILAVILMFVIIPTMLGPILGGGTAQTDAPRGGTEVYSDGGWTIYETSDGNYYIYDGTQYLTPTGPSTTPYYYNTEGVARDVLDSYLAYDPAGSTSFEFGGSNNTTSGMPGWSPTNNTSTSTNGTTGPSWTYNGTNDGSGGSGSGGSGGDIYDNPTDGGGTNDWEYQTPTGGDNTNDGGGYQTPSGGDGPSGPIYDDPNSGTNQPDDGYTVPTDKDPLHGAVRDSQGQPIEGVTVTITSTGQEVTTGADGTYTFDEHLPAGTHTLHASQQGLSTPPITLSAESNGDITVDGSPDHAVYVEGSDGTVAQNKLSIVMPDSGAANPITLSGTGSDMTGTVRFQSRGNANSTSITLSGVQSSDHQQVSVSPNTPRVVQINGNTAPNAEINLSSTPVSETVTEQGETSSTTSFELRGNLPTTPTITLNPASESTRQTASGRLSGQQSSTPVTITNRGNVQTPVDVTLRGKSWTRDRQQTGTTETGFSTEIDGYQQPDGQQGSLPELSVTATEHEAVESYSGGGPEFGYYDSGYMATSVFTAPESGMYRVDWHVHQSLYNSQGYSLSQSDSAESGIMVGEAGEDPDIDGYYPDGVATDHLLDEDAYVSVSTQTHSEGEDDRDSASDSGTTTVYLDEGESIYAGGTEETHHAGGLTSSETNTRVESVERLESAGNVTVSAGGVEKTVQDLQKGDSSTVALPLTTGRNDIDVSTSGPVGVDYELEWTEYHRTAGASIQANGETVASIDEGFTGTRTLEIPASAVPPGEREFVFTSAQRADRYDVALEWMSKTVTKQPEVTTSSGRVLFSESGRLESKQTVAVEEPISAGETVEVASGDGPLEYEISYPARVVADSPAVSVNDETYAYPSAFNATGSRLTESVLLNSSALELGQNQLSVSADAVDGIEPSVTATVEYKGSLVISNEPTVTVTNGDGESHTAEVPASQLQNGRLTGNSSLNLPGEWFTTGENTVRVQTADGSVVEAKLTARGIYQQEREFTED, from the coding sequence ATGCCCACCTCCTACACCAACCGGAACGCCCGCTCCCGCGCCGAACTCATCTGCCCCTCCTGCCACACCGAAGGCCTCGATCGCTTCGACGCCTTCGCAGAACGCCACGACAACCCCCGCCAGAAACTCATCCATGGCACGCGCTGTCCGAACTGCGACCAACGCGTCCCACCCGACAAAGTCGAAGCACAACTCGCACCCCCAGAATGGTCGTTCGCCGGCCTCTCGCTCACCATCCCCTCAATCATCCGGGACCCACCCACGAAGGCTATCGCGTACGCTACGGGCATTCTCGCCGTCATTCTCATGTTCGTCATCATCCCCACGATGCTCGGCCCCATCCTCGGCGGTGGCACCGCCCAAACCGACGCCCCACGTGGCGGCACCGAAGTCTACTCCGATGGTGGCTGGACCATCTACGAGACAAGCGACGGCAACTACTACATCTACGACGGCACCCAGTATCTCACGCCCACCGGCCCCTCCACCACTCCCTACTACTATAACACTGAGGGCGTCGCTCGTGATGTCCTTGATTCCTATCTCGCGTACGACCCGGCCGGCTCAACCAGCTTCGAATTCGGCGGTTCGAACAACACCACGTCGGGAATGCCCGGCTGGTCGCCTACTAATAATACGTCGACATCGACGAACGGGACCACCGGGCCGTCGTGGACGTACAACGGCACGAACGACGGGAGCGGCGGCAGCGGCAGTGGTGGAAGTGGCGGCGACATCTACGACAACCCTACTGACGGAGGGGGAACCAACGACTGGGAGTACCAGACGCCCACTGGCGGAGACAACACGAACGATGGCGGCGGGTATCAGACACCAAGCGGTGGCGATGGACCGAGCGGCCCCATCTACGACGACCCGAATAGTGGAACGAATCAGCCTGACGATGGCTACACCGTCCCGACCGACAAAGACCCCCTGCATGGGGCCGTCCGAGACTCACAAGGCCAGCCTATCGAGGGCGTCACCGTCACCATCACCAGCACCGGCCAAGAGGTGACAACCGGCGCCGACGGCACTTACACCTTCGACGAACACCTTCCGGCTGGCACGCACACGCTGCACGCCTCACAGCAGGGCCTGTCCACTCCGCCAATCACGCTCTCTGCAGAGTCCAACGGCGACATTACCGTGGATGGGTCACCCGACCACGCGGTCTACGTCGAGGGCAGTGATGGCACGGTCGCCCAGAATAAACTCAGTATCGTGATGCCGGACAGTGGCGCTGCCAACCCCATCACACTCTCCGGTACTGGGTCGGACATGACCGGCACGGTTCGCTTCCAGAGTCGCGGGAACGCGAACTCGACGAGCATCACTCTCTCCGGTGTGCAGTCCAGCGACCACCAGCAGGTGTCCGTCTCACCTAATACGCCCCGAGTCGTCCAGATTAACGGCAACACTGCCCCTAACGCCGAAATCAACCTGTCGAGTACGCCGGTCTCCGAGACGGTTACCGAGCAGGGCGAAACGTCGTCGACAACCAGCTTCGAACTCCGGGGGAACCTGCCGACCACGCCCACGATTACGCTCAATCCCGCCAGCGAATCCACACGCCAGACGGCGAGTGGGCGTCTCTCCGGCCAGCAGTCCAGCACTCCAGTCACCATCACTAATCGGGGGAACGTCCAGACGCCCGTCGACGTCACGCTCCGCGGTAAGTCGTGGACGCGGGACCGCCAGCAAACCGGGACCACTGAGACCGGGTTCAGCACGGAGATTGATGGCTACCAGCAGCCCGACGGCCAACAGGGGTCACTCCCAGAATTGTCGGTGACAGCAACCGAACACGAGGCTGTCGAATCCTACTCCGGTGGTGGCCCAGAGTTTGGGTACTACGATAGTGGCTACATGGCGACATCCGTGTTTACCGCGCCTGAATCCGGAATGTACCGCGTCGACTGGCACGTCCACCAATCCCTCTATAACAGCCAAGGGTATTCACTCAGTCAATCGGATTCCGCTGAGTCTGGCATTATGGTCGGTGAAGCGGGTGAAGATCCCGATATTGATGGATACTATCCGGATGGCGTTGCGACGGACCACCTTCTTGATGAGGATGCCTACGTGAGTGTGTCTACACAAACGCATTCCGAGGGCGAGGACGACCGTGATTCAGCGAGTGATTCCGGCACAACCACAGTCTATCTAGACGAGGGTGAATCAATCTACGCTGGCGGAACTGAAGAAACCCATCACGCTGGTGGACTCACCAGCTCTGAGACGAACACTCGCGTTGAGAGTGTTGAACGCCTGGAATCCGCTGGGAATGTCACCGTCTCTGCGGGTGGCGTCGAGAAGACAGTCCAGGATCTGCAGAAGGGCGATTCGTCGACCGTTGCCTTGCCACTCACGACGGGGCGGAACGATATTGATGTGTCGACGTCCGGCCCGGTTGGCGTTGACTACGAGCTCGAGTGGACTGAATACCACCGTACTGCTGGAGCATCGATTCAAGCGAATGGGGAGACGGTCGCGAGCATCGACGAGGGCTTTACGGGTACGCGGACGCTCGAAATTCCGGCGTCGGCAGTGCCGCCCGGTGAGAGAGAGTTCGTGTTTACGAGTGCGCAGCGGGCCGACCGCTACGACGTCGCGCTCGAATGGATGTCGAAGACGGTGACGAAGCAGCCGGAGGTCACGACTAGCAGCGGTCGTGTGTTGTTCTCGGAGTCGGGGCGGCTGGAGTCCAAACAGACGGTTGCGGTCGAGGAGCCGATCTCGGCCGGGGAGACGGTCGAGGTTGCGAGTGGGGATGGCCCGCTTGAGTACGAGATTTCGTATCCTGCGCGGGTTGTAGCGGATTCGCCGGCGGTTTCGGTGAACGACGAGACGTACGCGTATCCGAGCGCGTTCAACGCCACTGGGAGTCGCCTCACCGAATCGGTGTTGCTGAATTCGAGCGCCTTAGAGTTGGGGCAGAACCAGCTGAGTGTGAGTGCCGACGCCGTAGATGGGATTGAGCCGAGCGTGACAGCGACAGTCGAGTATAAGGGGAGTCTGGTCATTTCGAACGAGCCGACGGTGACGGTGACGAACGGGGATGGCGAGTCCCATACCGCCGAGGTGCCGGCCTCACAGCTACAGAATGGCCGCCTCACTGGGAATTCGTCGTTGAACTTGCCGGGTGAGTGGTTTACGACCGGCGAGAACACCGTGCGCGTCCAGACGGCTGATGGCTCCGTCGTTGAGGCGAAGCTGACGGCGCGTGGTATCTACCAGCAGGAACGCGAGTTTACGGAGGACTAA
- a CDS encoding AAA family ATPase — MVRHTQTWMFNITPENWEQCVSGPEDPEIHGEEHVGVPVQGVRSDAPAPTEDIQEGDLVLARKKSHGVGGLWEVESVVDIGDDQARSLWDDADYSEIIYCRPIQLEINPLYEEDWSSFEEELGESVQTVTANIMGAVHNLKPEYKRQYLTELSNHSGVDATAKSRIDQELSSDEQPVRRTLPDGVEAWFMNPDDQWDVATKYDITVTGWEAVNDVDLADESESDIRSHFEDGQTTPRTLLDFRDNLPTGSILVATSGVNKVYGLGVVTGPYQRRELPELRSSDNYHTRPVRWLVDIHAEHGSAFELDTEGSDHLSERHFGIDTGVRSLDVEAYTEIAGQVIDSYPSLEADFDRVEAAAEAVTMRESDEFDTSYFWVNQSKQDEIDGEYLEAPYPKDSWQQDLARISKGDVIIHRSSEGEDGEIVGLSTALGEREITDEGDHQRVSVLFEPFDEPIPAEPVIDYLKDDDFIENTSHYLINRNHERMAGYLFNLPTEAANEILSGDFTRDTYGDYGDSLAVPESDYTVEKGHLHYPEEVWDNIQDRILQALANNNHILLFGPPGTGKTKLARQICEATIGENGYNLVTASADWSTFDTVGGYQTTIDKGLEFEPGVVLDRFQSDEDETPTNEWLIIDELNRADIDKAFGSLFSALTGESVTLPFDDSNGDSIEILSADRADEDIAENRFYIHEDWRMFATMNTLDKTSLYEMSYAFMRRWAFIPVGVPDLPEPNDEDSSTSELADRVQSYVEGWANHEESELPEAEQHYRPVGRIWRAVNEQRTIGPAIVEDIYRYVAGQSSPQASDYVSPVIMYVYPQLEGLRGDALQEVIASIETVIEDIDGNTDELWTVARDFFQKPELQRPEDEG; from the coding sequence ATGGTCCGGCATACGCAGACCTGGATGTTCAACATCACGCCAGAGAACTGGGAACAGTGCGTGAGTGGTCCTGAAGATCCAGAAATCCACGGCGAGGAGCACGTTGGCGTACCCGTTCAGGGAGTGCGAAGTGATGCACCAGCGCCCACAGAGGACATCCAAGAAGGAGATTTAGTCCTTGCTCGGAAGAAGAGTCACGGTGTTGGAGGGCTCTGGGAAGTTGAATCGGTTGTCGATATCGGGGACGACCAAGCACGGAGCCTGTGGGACGATGCAGACTATTCGGAGATAATCTACTGTCGTCCGATTCAACTAGAAATCAATCCTCTGTATGAGGAAGACTGGTCCTCATTCGAGGAAGAACTTGGCGAATCAGTCCAGACGGTGACAGCCAATATTATGGGCGCTGTCCACAATCTGAAGCCGGAATATAAACGTCAATATCTCACTGAGCTCAGCAATCATTCTGGGGTCGATGCAACGGCAAAAAGCCGAATCGACCAAGAACTCTCGAGTGATGAACAACCGGTGAGACGGACACTTCCTGATGGAGTGGAAGCATGGTTCATGAATCCAGATGACCAGTGGGATGTTGCAACCAAATACGACATCACCGTCACTGGTTGGGAAGCTGTAAACGACGTTGACTTGGCCGATGAGAGTGAGTCAGATATTCGCAGTCACTTCGAGGATGGGCAAACTACCCCACGAACGCTCCTTGATTTCCGGGATAACCTTCCGACAGGTTCGATACTTGTTGCTACGAGTGGAGTGAACAAGGTGTACGGCTTAGGTGTTGTAACGGGGCCGTATCAGCGAAGGGAACTTCCCGAACTTCGGTCGAGCGATAACTACCACACGCGACCCGTCCGATGGCTTGTCGACATCCATGCTGAACATGGTTCGGCATTCGAATTAGATACCGAAGGTAGCGACCATCTTTCCGAGCGTCATTTCGGAATCGACACGGGTGTGAGATCGCTAGACGTGGAGGCATACACAGAAATCGCTGGACAGGTAATCGATAGCTATCCCTCGCTTGAGGCTGATTTTGACCGAGTTGAAGCTGCCGCAGAAGCGGTCACGATGCGGGAGTCTGACGAATTCGATACGTCATATTTCTGGGTGAATCAGTCGAAGCAGGATGAAATCGACGGTGAATATCTTGAAGCTCCCTATCCGAAGGACAGTTGGCAGCAAGACCTTGCCCGAATCTCTAAGGGCGATGTGATTATCCATAGGTCGAGCGAAGGGGAAGACGGTGAGATCGTCGGCTTATCGACCGCTCTTGGAGAGCGAGAGATTACCGATGAGGGAGACCACCAGCGGGTTTCAGTACTATTCGAGCCGTTTGATGAACCAATCCCGGCAGAGCCGGTCATCGATTACCTCAAAGATGATGATTTCATCGAGAACACATCTCATTACTTGATTAACAGGAACCACGAGCGAATGGCCGGCTATCTATTCAATCTCCCTACAGAGGCTGCGAACGAAATATTGAGTGGTGACTTCACACGAGACACGTATGGAGACTACGGCGATTCCTTAGCAGTCCCAGAGTCAGATTATACGGTTGAAAAGGGGCACCTCCACTACCCAGAGGAGGTTTGGGACAATATTCAAGATCGAATCCTCCAGGCTCTCGCGAATAACAACCATATTCTACTGTTCGGGCCACCGGGCACGGGAAAGACTAAGCTAGCTCGACAAATCTGTGAAGCAACCATCGGAGAGAACGGTTATAATCTCGTAACCGCTTCGGCGGATTGGTCGACATTCGATACTGTCGGTGGATATCAGACAACGATAGACAAGGGACTCGAATTCGAGCCTGGCGTCGTACTCGATCGCTTCCAGTCAGACGAGGACGAAACCCCTACGAATGAATGGCTGATAATTGATGAACTCAACCGAGCAGACATCGACAAAGCCTTTGGATCATTATTCTCGGCGTTAACCGGTGAGAGCGTAACGCTACCTTTTGATGATTCTAATGGAGATTCTATTGAGATTCTCAGCGCAGATCGTGCTGATGAAGACATCGCTGAAAACCGATTCTACATACATGAGGACTGGCGGATGTTTGCGACGATGAACACCCTTGACAAGACGTCGTTATACGAGATGAGCTATGCGTTCATGCGACGTTGGGCATTTATCCCAGTCGGTGTCCCCGACCTTCCTGAACCAAATGACGAGGATTCCAGCACTAGTGAACTCGCTGATCGGGTCCAGTCATACGTCGAAGGATGGGCTAATCACGAAGAGTCGGAGTTGCCAGAAGCAGAACAGCACTACCGGCCGGTTGGTCGCATTTGGCGTGCAGTCAACGAGCAACGAACTATCGGGCCAGCCATCGTCGAAGATATCTATAGATATGTGGCGGGCCAGTCATCTCCCCAGGCGTCAGACTACGTGTCACCGGTCATCATGTACGTATATCCCCAGCTCGAGGGACTACGTGGAGACGCGCTCCAGGAAGTCATAGCATCTATCGAGACTGTAATCGAGGATATTGACGGGAATACGGATGAGCTGTGGACGGTCGCACGAGACTTCTTCCAGAAACCCGAACTCCAGCGACCTGAGGACGAGGGGTGA
- a CDS encoding toxin-antitoxin system TumE family protein, which translates to MTRDRRSLEPLDPEAVHRFQYYHSEQGELLRYDNAHDDDTLGWHHRHITPGDDTEITFHSLTTHIARFLTEVEHYPTNETHD; encoded by the coding sequence ATGACGAGAGATCGGAGATCTCTCGAACCACTTGACCCTGAGGCGGTTCACCGGTTCCAATACTACCATTCAGAGCAAGGCGAACTGCTCCGCTACGACAACGCCCACGACGACGATACACTCGGCTGGCACCACCGACACATCACACCCGGCGACGACACCGAAATCACGTTCCATTCGCTGACCACCCACATCGCTCGCTTCCTCACCGAAGTCGAGCACTACCCCACCAACGAAACCCATGACTGA